From Coriobacteriaceae bacterium, a single genomic window includes:
- the ffh gene encoding signal recognition particle protein has translation MFDSLSDRLNDTFDRLRGKGKLTEADITSAMRDIRMALLEADVNFKVVKEFVAKTKERCMTAEVMESLSPAQNVVKIVLDELTEMLGSTESKLVFSNRIPNVIMLVGLQGSGKTTAAVKLAYLLKKQGRSPLLAACDVYRPAAADQLATLGGEIGVPVFRGDGVHPVDIAKGAIQEAVDHLRDVVIVDTAGRLQIDEQMMQEAVDIKKAVKPDQVLMVVDAMTGQDIVNVVSTFAERTDFDGVIISKLDGDARGGGALSVRQVTGKPIKFVSMGEKPDSLEPFYPDRMAKRILGMGDVVGIIEKAQEAADAEQLEAAERMLREGFTMNDMLDQMKAVKKMGGMKGILGMLPGGQRALNQMGGNLDEGIFDKNEAIIMSMTKEERLRPSIINGQRRARIAKGAGVTPTEVNSLMKQWGEMNKMMGRMRTMANQAQAGGKKGKKGKKGKKLRMPNIPGLDAMGLGGMGGLGTGGPKSDMDLLRQMEAQMRNKK, from the coding sequence GTGTTTGATTCCCTGAGCGATCGCCTCAACGACACATTTGACCGCCTGCGCGGCAAGGGCAAGCTGACCGAGGCCGATATCACCTCGGCCATGCGTGACATTCGCATGGCGCTGCTCGAGGCCGACGTCAACTTTAAGGTCGTCAAGGAGTTCGTTGCCAAGACGAAGGAGCGCTGCATGACCGCCGAGGTCATGGAGTCGCTCTCGCCGGCGCAAAACGTCGTCAAGATCGTGCTCGACGAGCTCACCGAGATGCTCGGCTCCACCGAGAGCAAGCTCGTCTTTAGCAACCGCATTCCCAACGTCATCATGCTTGTGGGCCTGCAGGGCTCCGGTAAGACCACGGCGGCCGTAAAGCTGGCCTACCTGCTTAAGAAGCAGGGCCGCTCGCCACTGCTCGCCGCGTGCGACGTCTACCGTCCCGCCGCAGCCGACCAGTTGGCCACGCTCGGTGGCGAGATCGGCGTGCCGGTCTTCCGCGGCGACGGCGTGCATCCGGTCGACATCGCCAAGGGCGCTATCCAGGAAGCCGTCGACCACCTGCGCGACGTGGTCATCGTCGATACCGCCGGTCGTCTGCAGATCGATGAGCAGATGATGCAGGAGGCCGTCGACATCAAGAAGGCCGTCAAGCCCGACCAGGTGCTGATGGTCGTCGACGCCATGACCGGCCAGGATATCGTCAACGTCGTTTCGACCTTTGCCGAGCGCACCGACTTTGACGGCGTGATCATCTCCAAGCTCGACGGTGACGCCCGTGGCGGCGGCGCGCTTTCGGTGCGTCAGGTGACCGGCAAGCCCATCAAGTTCGTGAGCATGGGCGAGAAGCCCGATTCGCTCGAGCCGTTTTATCCCGACCGCATGGCCAAGCGCATTCTGGGTATGGGCGACGTCGTCGGCATCATCGAGAAGGCCCAGGAGGCGGCCGATGCCGAGCAGCTCGAGGCTGCCGAGCGTATGCTGCGCGAGGGCTTCACCATGAACGACATGCTCGACCAGATGAAGGCCGTCAAAAAGATGGGCGGTATGAAGGGCATCCTGGGCATGCTTCCCGGCGGCCAGCGCGCGCTCAACCAGATGGGCGGCAACCTGGACGAGGGCATCTTCGATAAGAACGAGGCCATCATCATGTCGATGACCAAGGAGGAACGCCTGCGTCCCTCCATCATCAACGGCCAGCGCCGTGCCCGCATTGCCAAGGGCGCCGGCGTTACCCCCACCGAGGTCAATAGCCTTATGAAGCAGTGGGGCGAGATGAACAAGATGATGGGCCGCATGCGCACGATGGCCAATCAGGCACAGGCCGGCGGCAAGAAGGGCAAAAAGGGTAAGAAGGGCAAGAAGCTGCGCATGCCCAATATCCCTGGTCTTGACGCTATGGGTCTGGGCGGCATGGGTGGCCTGGGTACGGGCGGCCCCAAGTCCGATATGGACCTGCTGCGCCAGATGGAAGCGCAGATGCGCAATAAAAAGTAA
- a CDS encoding DUF134 domain-containing protein — MAGRREKLRRVGIIPEYRGFTPDGLASGDAIDMTVDELEVLRLCDLEGLNQEAVAQQMGIARATVAAICSRAHRKVANALINGRALVIEGGNIAYSPITTTTAAWPAKEVGTMRVATTYDNGNIFMHFGRSEQFKIYDIQDGKVLNEQVVGTGGTGHGALAGLLANGGVDTLICGGIGGGAINALAQAAVTVYAGAQGSCDACVEALIAGTLAQNGEATCGCHGHDHDHTHEHGEPCGCHGHHDHEGHEGCGCH, encoded by the coding sequence ATGGCAGGAAGACGCGAAAAACTTCGCCGCGTCGGAATCATCCCCGAATACCGCGGCTTTACCCCCGACGGCCTAGCCAGCGGAGACGCCATCGACATGACCGTCGACGAGCTCGAGGTGCTGCGCCTCTGCGACCTCGAAGGACTCAACCAAGAGGCGGTCGCCCAGCAGATGGGCATCGCCCGCGCCACCGTGGCGGCCATTTGCAGCCGCGCACATCGTAAGGTGGCAAACGCACTGATTAACGGGCGGGCACTCGTCATCGAGGGCGGCAATATCGCGTACTCCCCCATCACTACAACGACGGCCGCATGGCCAGCAAAGGAGGTCGGCACCATGAGGGTGGCAACGACGTACGACAACGGCAACATCTTTATGCACTTTGGCCGCAGCGAGCAATTTAAGATCTACGACATCCAGGATGGCAAGGTGCTCAACGAGCAGGTCGTGGGCACCGGTGGCACCGGTCACGGCGCCCTGGCGGGCCTGCTCGCCAACGGCGGCGTGGACACGCTCATCTGCGGCGGCATCGGCGGCGGCGCCATCAACGCGCTCGCCCAGGCCGCCGTCACCGTCTATGCCGGCGCCCAGGGCAGCTGCGACGCCTGCGTCGAGGCCCTCATCGCCGGCACGCTCGCGCAGAATGGCGAGGCCACGTGTGGCTGCCATGGCCACGACCACGATCACACCCACGAACACGGCGAGCCCTGCGGCTGCCACGGCCATCACGACCACGAGGGCCACGAGGGCTGTGGCTGCCACTAA
- the thyA gene encoding thymidylate synthase: protein MSKADQQFVTMCRDILDHGTTTEGQKVRPVWEDGTPAYTIKNFGVTARYDLREEFPALTLRRTALKSAMDEILWIYQKKSNNVHDLNSHIWDEWADETGSIGKAYGYQIGQKSHYAEGDFDQMDRVLYDLKHTPYSRRIMTNTYVFSDLSEMHLYPCAYSVTYNVTQRPQDDKPTLNMILNQRSQDILAANNWNVCQYAILLMMVAQSVDMIPGELLHVIADAHIYDRHVNIVRELIERPQFAAPKVTLNPDVHDFYAFTTDDLIVEGYEHGPQVKNIPIAV from the coding sequence ATGAGCAAAGCTGATCAACAGTTTGTAACCATGTGCCGCGATATCTTGGACCATGGCACCACTACCGAGGGTCAAAAGGTCCGTCCGGTGTGGGAGGACGGCACCCCTGCCTATACCATTAAAAACTTCGGCGTCACGGCGCGCTACGACCTGCGTGAGGAGTTCCCCGCGCTCACCCTGCGTCGTACGGCGCTTAAGTCTGCCATGGACGAGATCCTGTGGATCTATCAGAAGAAGTCCAATAACGTGCATGACCTCAACAGCCATATCTGGGATGAGTGGGCCGACGAGACCGGTTCGATCGGCAAGGCCTACGGTTATCAGATTGGCCAGAAGAGCCATTATGCCGAGGGTGACTTCGATCAGATGGACCGCGTGCTGTACGACCTTAAGCACACGCCCTATAGCCGCCGCATTATGACGAACACGTACGTGTTCAGTGATCTGTCCGAGATGCACCTGTATCCGTGCGCCTACAGCGTGACCTATAACGTGACGCAGCGTCCGCAGGACGATAAGCCGACGCTCAACATGATTCTCAACCAGCGCAGCCAGGATATTTTGGCCGCGAACAACTGGAATGTGTGCCAGTATGCCATTTTGCTGATGATGGTCGCGCAGTCGGTGGATATGATTCCCGGCGAGCTGCTGCATGTGATTGCCGATGCCCACATTTACGACCGTCATGTCAATATCGTCCGTGAGCTTATCGAGCGTCCGCAGTTTGCGGCGCCTAAGGTAACGCTCAACCCCGACGTCCATGACTTCTATGCGTTTACGACTGACGACCTGATCGTCGAGGGCTACGAGCACGGCCCGCAGGTCAAGAACATTCCCATCGCGGTGTAG
- a CDS encoding dihydrofolate reductase: protein MACKLSAIVAVCDDWGIGCEGDMVVSNRADMRHFVACTKGCPVIMGRKTLLSFPGGRPLKNRRNIVLTRDEDFAPEGVDVVHSVDEALTAVADEPVAWVIGGGEVYRQFLPYCTEAEVTHDHCVHAVDTYFPDLDADPAWEIARRGGVATIAAGEGDEGLDYEFVTYRRVEA from the coding sequence TTGGCTTGCAAACTTTCCGCCATCGTCGCCGTGTGCGATGACTGGGGTATTGGCTGCGAGGGCGACATGGTGGTGTCCAATCGCGCGGATATGCGCCATTTCGTGGCGTGCACCAAAGGCTGTCCGGTCATCATGGGGCGCAAGACGCTGTTGAGTTTTCCGGGCGGGCGTCCGCTCAAGAACCGCCGCAACATCGTGCTCACGCGTGACGAGGACTTTGCGCCCGAGGGTGTCGATGTGGTGCATAGTGTTGACGAGGCGCTGACTGCTGTGGCCGATGAACCCGTTGCGTGGGTGATCGGCGGCGGCGAGGTGTATCGGCAGTTTTTGCCGTATTGCACCGAGGCCGAGGTTACGCATGACCACTGTGTGCACGCCGTGGATACGTACTTTCCCGATCTGGATGCCGATCCTGCGTGGGAGATTGCGCGGCGTGGCGGTGTTGCCACGATTGCCGCGGGCGAGGGTGACGAGGGTCTCGATTATGAGTTCGTGACGTATCGTCGCGTTGAGGCGTAA
- a CDS encoding RNA methyltransferase, with amino-acid sequence MTDAVEVLRIDSLEDERLDAYLRLTERELRCVLEPQKGIFIAESAKVIERAVRAGYEPVSFLLGERWLDQMMPLFDQLVVREGAGPVPVFVASMELMEQLTGFNVTRGALAAFRRPRQIPVDEFLGGVVEAAGERPVRVCVLEGIVDHTNVGAIFRSAAALNVDGILVSSTCCDPLYRRSARVSMGTVFQVPWTRIGSEARVWPHDGLSALHDAGFSCAAMALTDDSVSLDDHVLQEIDRLAIFMGTEGAGLGAKTIAGCDHAVRIPMAHGVDSLNVAAASAVAFWQLCPHVSNEYHYQPGLYH; translated from the coding sequence ATGACTGATGCCGTTGAGGTGCTGCGAATTGATTCGCTCGAGGACGAGCGGCTCGATGCCTATCTGCGACTGACCGAGCGCGAGCTGCGCTGCGTGCTGGAGCCGCAAAAGGGCATCTTTATCGCCGAGAGTGCCAAGGTCATCGAGCGTGCCGTGCGCGCCGGATATGAGCCGGTGAGCTTTCTTCTGGGCGAGCGCTGGCTCGACCAGATGATGCCGCTGTTTGACCAGCTTGTCGTGCGCGAGGGAGCGGGTCCGGTTCCCGTGTTCGTGGCCTCCATGGAGCTCATGGAGCAGTTGACGGGCTTTAACGTGACGCGCGGCGCGCTGGCGGCGTTCCGTCGCCCGCGTCAGATTCCGGTTGATGAGTTCTTGGGCGGCGTCGTCGAGGCGGCGGGGGAGCGCCCGGTGCGCGTGTGCGTGCTCGAGGGCATTGTCGACCACACCAACGTCGGCGCGATTTTCCGCTCGGCGGCTGCGCTGAACGTCGATGGCATTTTGGTGAGTTCTACGTGCTGCGACCCGCTGTACCGTCGCTCGGCCCGCGTGAGCATGGGCACCGTGTTTCAGGTGCCGTGGACGCGCATTGGCAGCGAGGCTCGTGTGTGGCCGCATGATGGTCTGAGCGCGTTGCACGATGCCGGTTTTTCGTGTGCCGCTATGGCGTTGACGGACGATTCCGTATCGCTGGACGATCACGTGCTGCAGGAGATTGACCGCTTGGCAATCTTTATGGGTACCGAGGGTGCCGGCTTGGGCGCCAAGACCATTGCCGGCTGTGACCACGCGGTGCGCATTCCGATGGCGCACGGGGTCGATTCGCTTAACGTGGCCGCGGCGAGCGCCGTCGCCTTTTGGCAGCTGTGCCCGCACGTGAGCAATGAGTATCACTACCAGCCGGGTTTGTATCACTAG
- a CDS encoding MATE family efflux transporter — protein sequence MAKKSTAIDVTQGVIWQQLLSLCVPIFFSSFFQQAYTLIGTYIVGQFGGKLALGGIQATMVLTELCIGFCVGVGAGCAVITGQYFGQHDDERLSRSVHTAMTLALVGGIAFSILGIVFVEPMLVLMNTPHELLAEGVAYARCYFAAMVAALLLNMGTALLRAVGDTRGPAVIIASGCLVNVVLDIIFVAVLHMEALGCGIAVALTICSNATMIVLRMMRAPGAWRLSLSKLGIDRGICKSMISCGLPLGFQSAAYSISNVLIQVSVNSFGADVTTAWGLSGRLDGIIWMVTEALGVSITTFSAQNFGARNYERMRKGYHTSLVLSFMLIGGLSAVLLVFSSPLSRLFVDDASISAYTTTILHFIAPFYAIFSIIENASGSIRGAGVSLQPMMLTIFGTVVLRVIWVFAIMPFDPSLEHLLLVYPVTWLITATMFTIYHHSGNWLGRATA from the coding sequence GTGGCTAAGAAATCTACGGCTATCGATGTAACGCAGGGTGTCATTTGGCAACAGCTGCTGTCGCTGTGCGTCCCCATCTTCTTTAGTTCGTTTTTTCAACAGGCTTACACGCTTATCGGTACGTATATCGTTGGCCAGTTTGGCGGCAAGCTCGCGCTGGGCGGCATTCAGGCCACGATGGTCCTCACCGAGCTCTGTATTGGCTTTTGCGTTGGTGTTGGCGCCGGCTGCGCGGTCATTACCGGTCAGTATTTTGGCCAGCACGATGATGAGCGACTGAGTCGTTCGGTCCATACAGCCATGACGCTCGCGCTGGTGGGCGGTATCGCTTTCTCGATTCTTGGCATAGTGTTCGTTGAGCCCATGCTGGTGCTTATGAACACGCCGCATGAACTATTGGCCGAGGGTGTGGCCTATGCTCGCTGTTATTTTGCCGCGATGGTTGCGGCACTGCTGCTGAATATGGGAACCGCACTGCTGCGTGCCGTGGGCGACACGCGCGGGCCCGCCGTGATCATTGCCTCTGGCTGCCTTGTTAACGTGGTGCTGGATATCATCTTTGTCGCTGTGTTGCATATGGAGGCGCTGGGCTGCGGCATCGCAGTGGCGCTGACCATTTGCTCCAATGCAACGATGATCGTGTTGCGCATGATGCGCGCTCCGGGTGCATGGCGTCTTTCGCTGTCTAAGCTCGGTATCGATCGCGGTATTTGCAAGAGTATGATCTCGTGTGGTCTGCCACTCGGTTTTCAATCGGCTGCCTATTCGATCTCGAACGTGCTGATCCAGGTGTCGGTTAATTCGTTTGGCGCCGATGTCACGACTGCTTGGGGTCTATCTGGGCGCCTGGATGGCATTATCTGGATGGTGACCGAGGCGCTCGGCGTATCGATCACTACGTTCTCGGCGCAGAACTTTGGCGCGCGCAACTACGAGCGCATGCGCAAGGGCTACCATACGTCGCTCGTGCTGTCGTTTATGCTCATTGGTGGCCTGTCTGCCGTGCTGCTGGTGTTCTCGAGCCCGCTGTCGCGTTTGTTTGTCGACGATGCTTCGATTTCGGCGTACACCACGACTATCCTCCATTTCATTGCGCCGTTCTATGCGATTTTCTCGATTATCGAGAACGCCTCGGGTTCCATCCGCGGCGCCGGCGTGAGTTTGCAGCCTATGATGCTCACCATCTTTGGCACCGTTGTCTTGAGGGTGATCTGGGTGTTTGCGATCATGCCCTTCGATCCGTCGCTCGAGCATCTACTGCTGGTCTACCCCGTAACCTGGCTCATTACGGCCACGATGTTCACCATCTACCACCACAGCGGCAACTGGCTAGGCCGCGCCACCGCCTAA
- a CDS encoding cob(I)yrinic acid a,c-diamide adenosyltransferase gives MLTGRGLLPLADLADLVTEMRPVKHYYDEGLLARQGIEY, from the coding sequence GTGCTCACCGGCCGCGGCTTGCTACCCCTCGCCGACCTTGCCGACCTAGTAACCGAAATGCGCCCCGTCAAACACTACTACGATGAAGGTCTCCTAGCCCGCCAAGGCATCGAATACTAA
- the ftsH gene encoding ATP-dependent zinc metalloprotease FtsH, with product MEMDDNKRRRNMILYVLIAFVVYLVLSTVLFPNIGHTQQITKTDYSTFVKALDKKSVDKVEYNTDDYSIYYTKKGEDENIAYKTTGVPNDAGFTDRVLESGASLESVVPDKNSGLMTYYLLTLILPMAIFFLIGWWLNRRMKKAMGDDGPSMNFGGGGFGGGGLGKSGARVIASKDVGVTFKDVAGQEEAKESLKEVVDFLEKPQRYEEIGAKLPRGALLVGPPGTGKTLLAKAVAGEAGVPFFSISGSEFVEMFVGRGAAKVRDLFKQAKEKAPCIVFIDEIDTIGKKRDGGGFSGNDEREQTLNQLLTEMDGFDNHKGIVVLAATNRPDSLDPALLRPGRFDRRIPVELPDLTGRKNILELHAKSVKTQPPIDLTAIARATPGASGADLANIINEGALRAVREGRKRATQDDFEESVEVVIAGQQRKSTVLSDHEKQVVSYHEIGHAIVAARQKGSAPVTKITIVPRTSGALGYTMQVEEDERFLTTRQEVLDKLAVYCGGRAAEELIFGEMTTGAANDIEQATKLARNMVTRFGMSDEFGMMALGTVQNAYLNQDTSLTCAPGTAERVDAIVAKLIEDAHDRALQILKENKFKLHELARYLYKKETITGEEFMNLLMRENPLMPKQQ from the coding sequence ATGGAGATGGATGACAACAAACGTAGACGGAATATGATTCTCTACGTGCTCATCGCCTTCGTCGTCTACCTCGTGCTCTCGACCGTTCTGTTCCCTAACATCGGTCACACGCAGCAGATTACGAAGACCGATTACTCGACGTTTGTCAAAGCGCTCGATAAGAAGAGTGTCGACAAGGTCGAGTACAACACGGACGATTACTCGATTTATTACACCAAGAAGGGCGAGGACGAGAACATCGCCTATAAGACGACCGGTGTGCCGAACGATGCGGGCTTTACCGATCGCGTGCTTGAGTCTGGCGCTTCGCTGGAGTCGGTCGTTCCCGATAAAAACTCGGGTTTGATGACCTACTACCTGCTTACGCTCATCCTTCCCATGGCGATTTTCTTCCTGATCGGCTGGTGGCTCAACCGCCGCATGAAGAAGGCCATGGGTGATGACGGCCCGTCGATGAACTTTGGCGGCGGCGGTTTTGGCGGCGGCGGACTGGGTAAGTCCGGCGCGCGTGTGATCGCCTCCAAGGACGTGGGCGTGACCTTTAAGGATGTCGCCGGCCAGGAAGAGGCAAAGGAGTCCCTCAAGGAGGTCGTCGACTTTCTGGAGAAGCCGCAGCGCTACGAGGAAATCGGCGCAAAGCTGCCGCGCGGTGCTCTCCTTGTCGGCCCTCCGGGTACCGGTAAAACCCTGCTTGCCAAGGCTGTTGCCGGCGAGGCCGGTGTTCCGTTCTTTAGCATTTCGGGCTCTGAGTTCGTTGAGATGTTCGTCGGTCGCGGCGCTGCAAAGGTTCGTGACCTGTTTAAGCAGGCCAAGGAAAAGGCCCCGTGTATCGTCTTTATCGATGAGATCGATACCATCGGTAAGAAGCGCGATGGCGGCGGCTTTAGCGGCAACGACGAGCGCGAGCAGACGCTCAATCAGTTGCTGACCGAGATGGACGGTTTCGACAACCATAAGGGTATCGTCGTCCTCGCCGCAACCAACCGCCCCGACAGCCTCGACCCGGCCCTGCTGCGCCCCGGTCGTTTTGACCGCCGTATTCCCGTCGAGCTGCCCGACCTGACCGGCCGTAAGAACATTCTCGAACTGCATGCCAAGAGCGTGAAGACACAGCCGCCGATTGACCTGACCGCTATTGCCCGCGCCACTCCCGGTGCCTCGGGTGCCGACCTGGCCAATATCATCAACGAGGGCGCTCTGCGCGCTGTCCGCGAGGGTCGCAAGCGTGCCACGCAGGACGACTTTGAGGAGTCGGTGGAGGTCGTCATCGCCGGCCAGCAGCGTAAGTCCACGGTGCTTTCTGACCACGAGAAGCAGGTCGTTTCCTATCATGAGATCGGCCACGCCATCGTTGCCGCCCGCCAGAAGGGCTCCGCTCCGGTTACGAAGATCACCATCGTGCCGCGCACGAGCGGTGCTCTTGGCTACACCATGCAGGTCGAGGAGGACGAGCGCTTCCTGACCACGCGCCAGGAGGTCCTGGACAAGCTCGCCGTCTACTGCGGCGGCCGTGCAGCCGAGGAGCTCATCTTTGGCGAGATGACGACCGGTGCCGCCAACGATATCGAGCAGGCCACCAAGCTCGCCCGTAACATGGTGACGCGCTTTGGTATGTCCGACGAGTTTGGCATGATGGCGCTCGGTACCGTTCAGAATGCGTATCTCAACCAGGACACGTCGCTTACCTGCGCTCCCGGTACGGCCGAGCGCGTAGACGCAATTGTCGCCAAGCTGATCGAGGACGCGCACGATCGCGCCCTGCAGATCCTGAAGGAGAACAAGTTCAAGCTCCATGAGCTTGCCCGTTATCTGTACAAGAAGGAGACCATCACGGGCGAGGAGTTCATGAACCTCCTCATGCGCGAGAATCCGCTGATGCCCAAGCAACAGTAA
- a CDS encoding DUF523 domain-containing protein translates to MKIVVSACLMGESCKYNGLDNYHRALVEACERTGTEVLLVCPEVFGGLPTQRKPSEIVSGEVRTCEGISVDREFRLGAQRALEMCEQAGGPSEIAACVLQDRSPSCGAGRVYDGTFSGTLTAGNGIFVDLLLRHGYRVIPASEFDPSMLEHCPQHSNRTLPHG, encoded by the coding sequence ATGAAGATCGTGGTGAGCGCCTGCTTGATGGGCGAGAGCTGCAAGTATAACGGGCTCGACAACTACCACCGCGCGTTGGTCGAGGCCTGCGAACGCACGGGGACTGAGGTCTTGTTGGTGTGCCCCGAGGTCTTTGGCGGCCTGCCCACGCAGCGAAAGCCGTCTGAGATTGTGAGCGGCGAGGTCCGTACCTGCGAGGGCATCTCGGTCGATCGCGAGTTTCGCCTGGGTGCCCAACGTGCGCTTGAAATGTGCGAGCAGGCGGGCGGCCCGTCCGAGATCGCTGCGTGCGTCTTGCAGGATCGTAGCCCCTCGTGCGGTGCGGGTCGCGTCTACGATGGCACCTTTAGCGGTACGCTCACCGCGGGCAACGGTATTTTTGTCGATCTGCTGCTGCGTCACGGGTACCGCGTGATTCCGGCTAGCGAGTTCGATCCCAGCATGTTGGAACATTGTCCACAGCACTCGAACCGAACACTTCCTCACGGGTGA
- a CDS encoding peptidase E, protein MKLFLCSHFSSVGSLIKEEIEDKKVAFIPTASLREGYTGYVGSARKLFKKLGAIVTEIDISTEAYSTIQSLFEDADVIYFTGGNSFFLIDQLRKTGTDELLKKELAKGKLMIGESAGAIVCAPSIQYIEQMDEKPEDYSQEDDAGLNLIDFYVLPHFLTAPFKKVTEKIITEFSDLNLCPINNRQGIVIDGEGSKVIGKD, encoded by the coding sequence TTTTCAAGTGTAGGAAGTCTGATAAAGGAAGAAATTGAAGATAAAAAAGTCGCATTTATTCCAACAGCTTCGCTGCGTGAAGGCTACACCGGTTATGTCGGCTCGGCTCGAAAATTATTCAAAAAGTTGGGAGCAATCGTAACTGAAATTGATATTTCAACGGAGGCTTATTCAACGATACAGTCTCTTTTTGAAGATGCGGATGTGATCTATTTTACCGGCGGAAATTCTTTTTTCCTTATAGACCAGCTCCGTAAAACGGGAACGGATGAGCTGCTGAAGAAAGAATTGGCAAAGGGAAAACTGATGATTGGTGAATCGGCAGGTGCGATTGTATGCGCTCCAAGCATCCAATATATCGAGCAAATGGATGAAAAGCCGGAGGACTACTCACAAGAAGATGATGCAGGGCTTAATTTGATTGATTTCTATGTTCTTCCGCATTTTCTTACAGCACCATTTAAGAAAGTTACCGAGAAAATAATAACTGAGTTTTCGGATTTGAATCTATGCCCAATTAACAATCGTCAGGGAATTGTAATTGATGGTGAAGGTTCAAAGGTTATTGGCAAAGACTAA